TCGTGGCTGCCCAGGTGCGTGTACCTTCTGTCAGGTTCCAGAGTTTTTCGGACGCCGTGTCCGTTGGAAACCCATAGAGGCGGTCCTCGAGGAAGTTAGGAAGCTTACGCGAGGTGGTGCCCGCCGCTTCGCGATCTCCGGGGGAACCGTCACGACTTACGGCGACGACGAGGAAGATTTCATCGAGCTCCTCAAACGCCTCGCGGACCTCCTCGGTCGAGAGAACGTTTCCGCCCCCGACGTTCGCGCCGATCTCCTGAACGAGCGCCTTCTCGAGGCTATCCGCGATTACACGATCGGTTGGATCTTCCTCGGAATCGAGAGCGGTAGTGATAGGATCCTCCGTGCCATGCGTAAAGGCATCACCGTTGATGAAGTTCGCGAGTCCGTTGAACTGGCCCGGACAGTCGGTGTTCGTGTCGCCGGTTCGTTCATCGTCGGTTATCCTGGCGAGACCGAGGACGATCTTGAAGCCACCGAGGAGCTACTCGCCGAGCTGAACCTCGACGACGTGTTCATCAACCTCGCCGAGCCTATCCCAGGCACCGAACTCGGCCGCCTCGTTACCGAGCTTCCCGAGGACAAGATTCCCCTCCTCCGGCCGGGCGAGCAGCTCGAGACCGAAGCCGGCGACCGCGCCCTCCAGCTTCAGCTCACCGCCTTCACGACCCTTAGTCGCCCAGTCCCCCTCACGGACGGTGTGTTCCACGAGGCCCTCTACAACATTCGAGAGGATGAGCGTAAGGTTCTCCGAATAATCCGGTTCCTTCGCGGTGTTCAGGGGTGTACAGGATGAAGATCGCGATCCTCGGTGGTACCGGCTCCATGGGCCGTCTTATCGCACGTGAGCTCCGTGACGATGGTCACGAGGTGGTTATCACCGGCTCTAACCCACACACCGCCGAACGCGTCGCCCGCGAGCTCGACGTCGAAGCAGCCCCGACCAACGTCGATGCCGCCAAAGACGCCGACGTTGTGGTAATTTCCGTCCCCATCTCCGTAACTGAAGATGTCATCCGTGAAGTCGCACCACACGTTCCCGAGGGTTCCCTCCTCACCGACGTGACCTCCGTCAAGGTTCGTCCCGTTCGCGCCATGCTCGAGCACGCTCCCGAGGGTGTGTACGTCCTCGGAACTCATCCCCTCTTCGGCCCTACGGTCCCCAGTCTCCGCGGTCAGACCGTCATCCTTACGCCCACGGAGCGTAGTGGTCCTTGGATCCGCCGCGTTCGTCGCTATCTCGAGCGGAAAGGCGCTCGAGTCGTTGAGACCACTCCGGAGGAACACGATCGCACTATGGCCGTCGTTCAGTGCCTTACCCATGCTGTCCTCCTCGCCG
Above is a window of Methanopyrus sp. SNP6 DNA encoding:
- a CDS encoding methyl-coenzyme M reductase glutamine C-methyltransferase; amino-acid sequence: MRILVISPEYYTYGAMVVAGVCEERGHSTILRRSPNPGILKRADVLILSLHSTLHLLDENILEIARQAHEFGKPLIVGGPVSQVPELVLKRFPNAIVAKGEAETGLPPLLQTLEDGGDLEDVEGIALLRNGEIVDTGWPPPADLDGPSPLKVPRDLGRQDIRGANVYIETHRGCPGACTFCQVPEFFGRRVRWKPIEAVLEEVRKLTRGGARRFAISGGTVTTYGDDEEDFIELLKRLADLLGRENVSAPDVRADLLNERLLEAIRDYTIGWIFLGIESGSDRILRAMRKGITVDEVRESVELARTVGVRVAGSFIVGYPGETEDDLEATEELLAELNLDDVFINLAEPIPGTELGRLVTELPEDKIPLLRPGEQLETEAGDRALQLQLTAFTTLSRPVPLTDGVFHEALYNIREDERKVLRIIRFLRGVQGCTG